A region from the bacterium genome encodes:
- a CDS encoding alcohol dehydrogenase, translating into VKHLFPHVSIFVFARSESERAFSRELGAAWAGDHDETAPEKLDCIIDTTPVWRPVLGALRNLSPGGRLVINAIGKEEHDKAALTTLDYPSHLWMEKEIKSVANVTRADVADFLTLAAEMQIRPEYQEFALEKANEALIELKMRKIRGAKVLTITSS; encoded by the coding sequence GTGAAACATCTGTTTCCACATGTTTCCATCTTTGTCTTCGCACGCAGCGAAAGTGAAAGAGCGTTCAGCCGGGAGCTCGGCGCCGCCTGGGCGGGCGATCATGACGAAACCGCGCCGGAAAAACTGGACTGCATCATCGACACCACTCCGGTATGGCGGCCGGTGCTGGGCGCATTGCGGAATTTGTCGCCGGGCGGCCGGCTGGTCATCAACGCCATCGGCAAGGAAGAGCATGACAAGGCGGCGCTGACCACCTTGGATTATCCCAGCCATCTGTGGATGGAAAAAGAAATCAAGAGTGTCGCCAATGTCACCCGCGCCGATGTGGCCGATTTTCTGACTCTGGCGGCCGAGATGCAGATCAGGCCGGAATATCAAGAGTTTGCGCTGGAGAAGGCCAACGAGGCGCTCATAGAGCTCAAGATGAGAAAAATACGCGGGGCAAAGGTTTTGACAATAACCTCGAGTTGA